TGCGTGCGCGCATGCGCGTCAACCTGATCGGCCTGTTCGGCGGTGGCTCGCCGCTGCCGGCGTTCTACAGCGAACAGGCCCTGGGCGACAGCGAGGATGGCAACCCGACGCGGGACTTCCTCGACCTGTTCAACAACCGCCTGCAGCGCCTGCTGCTGCCGATCTGGAAGAAGTACCGCTACCGCGCCTGCTTCCAGAGCGGTGCGATGGATGCCTTCTCGGCGCACCTGTTCGCCCTGATCGGCCTGGGCAGCGAGCAGATCCGCCAGGCTCAGGAGCTGAACTGGAAGCGCCTGCTGCCCTACCTCGGCCTGCTCAGTCTGCGCGCCCACTCGGCGGCGCTGATCGAGTCGGTGCTGCGCTACTACTTCAAGCACGCGGAGCTTTTCATCGAGCAGTGCCTGGAGCGCCAGGTGACGGTGCTGGACGAGCAGCGCAACCGCCTCGGCCGCGTCAACAGCCGCCTCGGCGAGGACACCGTGCTCGGCGAGCGCGTGCGCGACCGCGGCGGCAAGTTCCGCATCCACGTGCGCCAGCTGGGCTGGACGCGTTTCCATGAATTCCTGCCAATCGGCACGGGCTACCAGCCGCTCTGTGCGCTGGTGCGCTTCACCCTGCGCGATCCGCTGGACTACGACATCCGCCTGGAACTGCGTCAGGACGAAATCCGTGACCTGCGCATCGGCGAAGAAAACCCCTGCCTGCTCGGCTGGACCACCTGGCTCGGCCGCGACAACGCCGATGGCCTGGTGACGCTCGGCAGCAAGATTCATTAAGGACAGATGAGATGATCAACGTCGACCTGCAACAACTGGTTCAAGCCCTGGATGCCGCGAGCAAGCGCGACCTGGAAATGGCCGCCGAACGCTGCGTGGTGCGCGGCGGCAACAAGATCCTCGTCGAAGACCTGCTGCTGGGTCTGCTGGAGCGTACGGAAGGCCTGCTGGCGCGTGCCCTGCAGGACGCCGAGATCGATGCCGGCGAACTGGCCCAGGCACTGCAGCCACGTGGCGAGCACAGCGAATCGCGCAACCCGGTGTTTTCCGCCGAGCTGGTGCAGTGGCTGCAGGACGCGCTGCTGGTGGCCAACCTGGAACTGGGTGCCAGCCAGATCGATCAGGCTGCGCTGATCCTCGCCCTGCTGCGCAACCCCATGCGCTACGCCGGTAGCCGCTATCAGGCGCTGCTGGGCAAGCTCAACGCCGAGCGCCTGCGCGACTTCGCTCTCAGCCAGCAGCCGCAGAGCGCGGGCGGCAAGCCGGCGGCCGGTGGTGAATCGAACCTGGCGCGCTTTACCCACAACTTCACCCAGCAGGCCCGTGACGGCAAGCTCGACCCGGTGCTGTGCCGCGACGGCGCGATCCGCCAGATGATCGATATCCTCGCCCGCCGCCGCAAGAACAACCCCATCGTGGTTGGCGAGGCTGGTGTCGGCAAGACCGCCATCGTCGAGGGCCTGGCCCTGCGCATCGCCACCGGCGAGGTACCGCAGGTGCTCAAGGGCGTCGAACTGCTGTGCCTGGATCTCGGCCTGCTGCAGGCCGGTGCCAGCGTCAAGGGCGAGTTCGAGCGCCGCCTGCAGGGCGTGATCGACGAAGTGAAGGCCTCGCCCAAGCCGATCATCCTGTTCATCGACGAAGCCCACACCCTGATCGGTGCCGGTGGCCAGGCCGGCAGCGGCGACGCCGCCAACCTGCTCAAGCCGGCTCTGGCCCGTGGTGAGCTGCGCACCATTGCCGCCACCACCTGGAGCGAATACAAGAAGTACTTCGAGAAGGACCCGGCCCTGGCCCGCCGCTTCCAGCCGGTGCAACTGCACGAGCCTACCGTCGATGAGGCGGTGACCATCCTGCGTGGTCTGGCACCGGTGTACGAGAAGAGCCACGGCATCTACCTGCGTGACGACGCCGTGGTCGCCGCCGCCGAGCTGTCGGCGCGCTACCTGGCCGGGCGCCAGCTGCCGGACAAGGCGGTGGACGTGCTCGACACCGCCTGCGCCCGCGTGCGCATCAGCCTGGCTGCCGCGCCCGAAGCGCTGGAGCGCCTGCGCGGCGAAATCGCCGAGGGCGAGCGTCAGGGCGAAGCCATGCGTCGCGACCTGGACGCCGGTCTGAATATCGACCACGAAGCGCTGGATGTGCTGGAAAGCCGCCTGGTCGCTGCCCGTGCCGAGCTGGAGCAGGTGGAAACCCGCTGGGCGGTGCAGCGCGAACTGGCCGAACGCCTGCTGGAGCAGCGCAAGGAATGCGCCGCCGCGCGTCTGGGCAGCGATGAAGACAGCAGCGACGAACCACGCCCGACCCTGGAGGAACTGGAAGCCGAATTGCGTGCCATCCAGGCCGAGCTGGCTGCGGCTCAGGCCGGCGAGCGCCTGGTCAGCTTCGAGGTCTGTCCGCGCCTGGTGGCCGAGGTGATCAGCCACTGGACGGGCGTGCCGCTGAGCCAGCTGGCGCGTGAGCACAACACCAAGGTCATTACCTTCGCCGACGACCTGCGCCAGCGCGTCCGCGGTCAGGAGCAGGCGATCCAGGCGCTGGACAAGGCCATGCGCGCCACCGCCGCCGGCCTCAACAGGCCCGATGCGCCGGTCGGCGTGTTCCTTCTGGTCGGCCCCAGCGGTGTTGGCAAGACCGAGACTGCCCTGGCTCTGGCCGACCTGCTGTATGGCGGCGAGCGCTTCCTCACCGTGATCAACATGTCCGAATTCCAGGAGAAGCACACCGTCTCCCGTCTGATCGGTGCGCCGCCCGGCTATGTCGGCTACGGCGAGGGCGGCATGCTCACCGAGGCGGTGCGGCAGAAGCCCTACTCGGTGATTCTCCTTGACGAAGTGGAGAAGGCCGATCCGGACGTGATGAACGTCTTCTACCAGATCTTCGACAAGGGCGTGGCCAACGACGGCGAAGGGCGCGAGATCAACTTCCGCAACACCCTGATCCTGATGACCAGCAACCTGGCCAGCGAACGCATCGCCAGCCTCTGCGCGGGTGGCCAGCGACCGGCCGCCGAGGATCTGGAGCTGGCCATCCGTCCGCAGCTGTCGCAGCACTTCAAACCGGCGCTGCTTGGGCGCATGCGCGTGGTGCCCTACTACCCCATGGACGGCGATCTGCTGCGCCAGCTGGTCGGCCTCAAGCTGGCCCGCTTCGGCGAGCGCCTGGGGCGTCGCCAGCTCGCCTTCAGCCACTGCGACGGTCTGGTCGAGCATCTGGCCGAGCGCTGCACCCATGGTGAAAGCGGTGCGCGGCTGATCGATCATCTGATCGACCAGCACCTGCAGCCGCTGGTGGTCGATCGCCTGCTCGATGCCATGGCCGCCGGCGAAAGCCTGCAGCGCGTGCATGCCACGCTGGACGCCGATTCGGCAGTGACCTGCGAGTTTGCCTGAGGTGCTGCCGATGTTCGCCGAAGTCCCGCAACCGCTGCGCTACGCTGAAGCCCTGCTCGGCCGTTACGCCGAACTGGCAGGCGCTGCCAGCGCCGAGCGCCTGCTTGCCGATCTGGTGCGTGCAGCTGCCGAACTGGCCGACTGCGCGCTGGGCCAGCTGTACCTGCTGGACCACACCAATACTCGCCTGACCCTGTCCGCCGAATGGCTCGACGGCCTGCTGCAGCCGCGCGAGGCTGCCAGCCTGCCGAGCGACTACGACGGCGAACAGCTGCTGCAGTACTGCCTGTGCCAGAACCAGGTGTTGTGCATCGACGAGCTAGACCGTGGCCTGCACAGCATTGCCTGCCTGCCGGAAGACAAGGGCTCCTGGCGCAGCCTGCTGTGCCTGCCACTGCATGACGGCGCCGGTCATACCCGCGGCCTGCTGCTGGTGGCCAGCCACGAGCGTCGTACCCTGCAGGGTTTCAGCGCTTCCTTCACTCAGCTCGGTGGTTTTGCCCTGGCCCAGCTGCAACTCCTGCAGCGCCTGCGCGCCCCGGCCGCCGAGGGCGAAGGTGAGGCCGAAGCGGTTGCATCCGCACCCGGTACGCCCTGCGCCAGCGGTTACGGCCTGCTGGGTCAGAGCCAGGCCATGCGCCGCGTCTACCAGTTGATCGGCAAGGTGCTGCACAGCCCGGTCAGCGTGCTGCTGACCGGTGAGACCGGTACCGGCAAGGAACTGGTAGCCCGTGCCATTCACGATTGTGGCGCACGGCGCAGCAAGGCATTCATCGTGCAGAACTGCGCGGCGCTGCCGGAGAACCTGCTGGAGAGCGAACTGTTCGGCTACCGCAAGGGCGCCTTCACCGGAGCCGACCGCGACAAGCCCGGCCTGTTCGATGCGGCCGATGGCGGCACGCTGTTCCTCGACGAGATCGGCGACATGCCGCTGACGCTGCAGGCCAAGCTGCTGCGCGTGCTGCAGGAAGGCGAAGTGCGCCCGCTGGGCAGCAGCGAGACGCACAAGGTCGACGTGCGCATCGTCGCTGCGACTCATCAGGAGCTGCGCAAGCGTGTCGAGGAAGGGCGTTTCCGCGAGGACCTGTTCTATCGCCTGTCGCACTTCCCCATCGAACTGCCGGCCCTGCGCGAGCGCGATGAGGACATCCTGCTGCTCGCCCGCCACTTCGCCAGCACTGCCAGCGGCCTGCTGCAGCGTGACGCCTGCCGCTGGAGCGACGCCGCGCTGGAGCATCTGGCCGGCTACGCCTTCCCCGGCAACGTCCGTGAGCTCAAGGGCCTGGTCGAGCGCGCCGTGCTGCTCTGCGAGGGCGGCGAACTGCTGCCCGAGCACTTCAACCTGGAGCAGACGCAGAGCGAGGGCAGCGCACCGCTGAGCCTGCGTGAGCGCATGGATCGCCTCGAACGCAACCTGCTGCTCGACTGCCTGCGCAAGAACCGCGGCAATCAGACCAATGCCGCCAACGAGCTGGGCCTGCCCCGGCGCACCCTGCTGTACCGCATGCAACGGCTGAAGATCAGTCCGAGCGAGGTTTGAGCATGCCTACCCATCTTCCATCCACTTTCACCCAAGGAGCGCCTTCCATGCTGCAACGCTACCGGACCGCCGCCCTGCTGGCGCTGGCCATCGCCCTGGCCGGTTGCACGGGCAACTACAAGTTCAGCGACGACCAATACCGCCCGCTGGGCGACCCGCAAGCCGAAAAACGCGGCCACTGACTGCAAGGAGTAGGTTCACCATGGAACTGGTATTCGATGTGGTCAGCGCGCAGCAGTTCGTGCCAGGTCTGTTGACCACCAAGACCTTCAAGCAGGCCGGCGGCGTGATCGGCCGGTCCGAGGATTGCGACTGGGTGATCCCTGATCGCAAGCGCGTACTGTCGAGCCGGCATGCGGAGGTGAGCTATCGCGATGGCGCCTTCTATCTGACCGACACCAGCAGCAACGGCATTCAGCTCAAGGACAGCGGTGCCAGCCTGGCCAAGGGCAGCCCGCAGCGCATCGAGCACGGCAGCGTGTACTGCCTGGGCGACTTCGAGATCCGTGCGCGACTGGTGCGCGACCCGGCCATGTTCGAGGGTGACATCGGCTTGCCACAGGCAGCCGGCAGCATCATCCCCGACGATGCCTTCCTCGACCTCGACCCGCTCACCGCGCTGGATCAGCAGGAGCGTGTGTACGCCGAAGTGGACGATCTGACCGCCGTGCTGCGCCCCAGCACCGCCCAGGCGCAGCAGCGCGACTACGCGCAGATCGACGAGGAGAACCTGCTGGTGCCCGAGCTGGTGGTGCCGCCGCCCGCGCCGCAGCCCAAGGCCGCGCCGGAGCCCGAGCGCCTGCCGCCGACTTTCTGGGAGAAGTTCTCCGATGCCCTCGGCGTGCGCCTCGACGATCTCGACGACGACGCCCGTGAAGCCCTGGCGCTGAATGCGGCCAGGCTGCTCAGGCAGAGCGTGGGCAGCCTGCAGCAGGCCCTGCGTACCCGTAGCGAGCTGAAGAACGAGCTGCGCCTGGCCCTGACCACGGTACAGAGCACCGGCAACAACCCGCTCAAGCACGGCATGGACACCAGCGAGACGCTGACCGCCCTGCTGCGTGGCGGCAAAGCCGGGCAACTGCCCGCCGAGCAGGCCATCAGCCGCAGCTTCCGCGACCTGCAGGCCCACCAGGTGGCGTTGCTCGCTGCCAGCCGCGCCGCAGTTCAGAGCGTGTTCGAGCAGTTCTCTCCGGAGCAGTTGACGATGCGTTTCGAACGCAGCGGTCGCAAGCCGTTGCTGTCGACCGATGGCGGCCGCTGGCGCGCCTATCGCCGCCTGCATGCCTCGCTGGAGGAGAACGACGACTGGAGCGATCGCCTGTTCGCGCGTGATTTCGCCAGTGCCTACGAAGAGCAGGTTCGCCTGATCGCCACCCTCAATACCGACCTCCAAGGATGAACACCATGCCTCGCCTGCTTTCCCTGGCCCTGTGCACCGTGCTGCTGACCCTCGCCGGATGCGCGGCTCTGTCGCCCTACTCGACCATGACCAAGCTGGATCTGAGCCTGGTCGGCAGCGACCAGCTCAACCCGGACCTCAACGGCCGCCCGTCGCCCATCGTCATTCGCCTGATGGAGCTCAAGCACCCGGTAGCCTTTGAGAACGCCGATTTCTTTTCGCTCTACCAGCGCCCCAAGGAAGCCCTGTCGCCCGACCTGGTGGCATTCGAGGAACTGGAGCTGCGCCCGGGCGAAACCCGCGACCTGAAGCTCTCGGTGCAGGACGGCAGCCGTTACGTCGGCGTGCTTGCCGCATACCGCGACCTGCCGGAGGCCAACTGGCGCTATGTGATCCCGGTCGAGGCGGTACAGCGCAACCGCGCCCGCCTGAGCCTGAACGAGCGTGGCATCCGCAACTTCGCTGACCTCCAGGAGCAGGATCAATGAGCCAGCATAAAGTCGTCTGGCAGGAAGGCATGCTGCTGCGCCCGCAACATTTCCAGCAGAACGATCGCTACTTCGATCAGCAGCTCAAGGTGCGCACGCAGAAGCTGGCCAGCTACGCCTGGGGTTTCTTCGAGCTGGAGATCGACCGCCAGTTCCTCAACATGGGCAAGCTGGTGGTCAGCAAGGCCAGCGGCGTGCTGCCCGATGGCAGCCTCTTCGACCTCGGTGCCGAGCGTGAACCGCTGGGCCTGGATGTGCCGCCAAACACCGGCAACGTACCGGTGTACCTGGCTCTGCCACTGGTCACCGGCAACCACATCGAGAGCCGTCGCCCGGAGCAGAAGGACGTGCTGGCGCGCTATGTCGCCTTCGACGAGGAAGTTGCCGACTCCAACGCCGGCGACAGCAGCGTCAGCCAGGTGAGCACCGGCCGTCAGGACTTCCGTCTGCTGCTCGGCGAGCAGCAGAGCGATCAGGGCTACGTGAAGATCAAGCTGTGCGAGGTGCTCGACACCACGCCGGACGGGGTGATCAGCCTCGACCCGGAATTCAGCCCGACCTACGTGAACTTCCAGGCTTCCGGTTATCTGCTGTCGTGCCTCAAGGAAGTCATCAGCATGCTCGCCCACCGCGGCGACATCCTTGCCGAGCGTATTCGCGCCACCGGCAAGGTCGGCGGCGCCGAGGTCGGTGACTTCATGATGCTGCAGCTGATCAACCGCTACGAACCGATCCTGCGCCACCACCTGGGTGTCGAGCAGGTGCATCCGGAGCAGATCTACCGCGAGCTGGTCGGCCTGCTCGGCGAGCTGGCCACCTTCTCCAGCGAGACCAAGCGCCCGCGCCTGGAAGGTCGCTACCTGCACAGCGACCAGGGCATGAGCTTCCGCAAACTGATGGACGCCATCCGCCAGGTGCTGTCGATGGTGCTCGAACAGCACGCCATCGAGCTGCTGCTGCAGCAGCGCCAGTACGGTATCCAGGTCTCGCCGCTGCACGACCACAAGCTGCTCGGCACCTCCAGCTTCGTGCTCGCCGCCAGCGCCCAGTGCGACTCCGAGGAACTGCGCCAGCGCCTGCCGGCGCACCTCAAGGTCGGCCCGGTCGAGCGCATCCGCCAGCTGGTCAACCTGCACCTGCCGGGCATCAAGGTCAAACCCTTGCCGGTGGCACCGCGGCAGATCCCCTTCCATTCGGGCAAGACCTACTTCGCCTTGGAGCTCAGCTCCGAGGAGCTGGCGCAACTGGAGCGCTCCGGCGGCTTTGCCTTCCACGTGTCCGGCGAGTTCACCGGGCTTGAGCTGAAATTCTGGGCGATCAGGAACTGACCATGACAACCAAGGAAATGGAATACGGCCAGGATGACAAGACGGTCATCCTCAACCGCAAGGGTGAATCGCGCGCAGAAAGCCCGCTGACCGATTTCAGTGCGCCGCCGAAATTCGAGCAGCTCGAAGAACGCATGATCTTCGCCGCGCGCCTGCGTCCGGCGGAGAGCTTCAACATCAGCCTCAATCCGCTGGTGGCGGCCGCCTCCGACCTGCTTTCGGAAGTGGTGCGCCTCAAGCACAGCTTCGAGAGCGAGGATCTGGACGCCCTCAACCAGCGTCTGAGTCGCGAGATCAAGCTGTTCGAACATCGCGCCCTGCATGAGGGCGCCGAGAGCAGCCAGGTGATGGCCGCGCGCTACGTGCTGTGCACTGTGGTCGACGAGGCCGTGGTGACCACGCCCTGGGGCAACGAGAGCCAGTGGTCGCAGATGAGCCTGCTGTCTTCGTTCCACAACGAGACCTTCGGCGGCGAGAAATTCTTCCAGCTGCTCGAGCGTCTGTCGCGCAACCCGGTCAAGCACCTGCCGATGCTGGAGCTGATGTACCTGTGCCTGTCGCTCGGCTTCGAGGGCAAGTACCGCGTGCTGCAGCGCGGCATGCTCGAGCTGGAAGCGGTGCGCGACAGCCTCTACCGGCAGATCCGCCAGTTGCGTGGCGATGTGCCGCGGGAAATCTCGCCGCACTGGCAGGGGTTGAAGGACACCCGCCGGCGTCTGGTGCGCATCGTGCCGTGGTGGCTGGTGGCGCTGTTCACCCTGATGTGCCTGGTGATGATGTACGCCGGCTTCGCCTGGGTGCTCGGCGAGCAGCGCGACACCATCCTCAAGCCGTATCAGCAACTCGACCCGGCCTCGGGTGTCAGCATGGATGACGTGAAATGAAGAGCTTCTTCGCCAAACTTGGCGCCTTTTTCCGCAAGACCTGGGTCTGGAGCCTGTGCCTGGTTCTGATCCTCGCGCTGCTGGTGTGGTTCGCCGGCCCGCTGCTGGCCGTCAACGACTACAAGTTCTGGGAGTCGTCCACCAGTCGACTGCTGACCATCAGTCTGATCTTCCTGCTCTGGGGCCTGGCCATGGTCTTCGCCAGCTGGCGTGCCACTGCCCGCAAGAAGGCCGAAGAGAACGACGCCGACGCCCAGGAGCGCCTGCGCCGCGAGGAGCAGATCAACGAGGAGCAAGCCGAGCTGCGCCATCGTTTCAAGGACGCCCTGCGCACCCTCAAGCGCTCCAGCCTGTATCGCGGGCGCAGCGAGAAATGGCGTAACGATCTGCCCTGGTACCTGCTGCTCGGCCCGCAGGGCAGCGGCAAGACCAGCCTGCTGGATTTCTCCGGTCTGGACTTTCCGCTCAACCGTGGCGACAACCAGCGCCTGACCAAGGATGTTTCCGGTACCCGTTATGCCGACTGGTATTTCGCCGACCACGCGGTGCTGATCGACACCGCCGGCCGTTACCTGACCCAGCCTGACGCCCAGGTCGACGGTCGTGCCTGGGGCACCCTGCTCGGCCTGCTGCGTCAGCGCCGGGCCCGCCCGCTCAACGGTGTGCTGGTGAGCATTCCGGTCGAGCAGTTGCAGGGTGGCAGCGAAGTGGAGCTGGAAGCCCTGGCTCGCCAGACCCGTCAGCGTCTGCAGGAAATCCATCAGCGCCTCGGCGCCGATGTGCCGGTCTATCTGGTGCTGAGCAAGGCCGACAAGGTGCTGGGTTTCGACGAGTTCTTCGACCAGCTGTCGCGCGAGGAAAGCGAACAGGTACTCGGCGCCAGCTTCCGCAAGGATCAGAACGCCACCGAGGTGGCCGTTGTGCGCCAGGAGTTCGAAGAGCTACTGCGTCGCCTCAACAGCCAGGTGATCCTGCGCATGCACCAGGAGCGCGATACGCAGCGCCGCGGCCGCATCCTCGACTTCCCGCACCAGCTCGGCCAGATCGGCGAGCGCCTGTGCCTGTTCGTCGAGCTGGCCTTCGCCGGCAACCGCTACCAGCGCGCCAGCAAGTTGCGCGGTTTCTATCTGACCAGTGCGCCGCAACTCAGCGAACAGCTCGATCCGTTGACCGCCGGTATCGGCCGCAACCTCGGCCTGGCCGGCAGTGCGCTGCCAACCTTCCGCAGTGGTCGCTCGCGCTTCATCAATCACCTGCTCAGCCGGGTGATCTTCCCCGAGGCGGAGCTGGCCGGTCTGGATCAGAAGGAAGTGCGTCGCATCGACTGGGGCCAGCGTGCCATGTACGCCACCGCCTTCGCCGTGCTGGCGCTGTTCGGCGTGCTCTGGGCCACGGGCTTCTCGGCCAACCACGGGCGCCTGGAAGAGCTGCGCGAGATCGCCCAGAAGCTCACCCGCGAGCACGGTGCGATCAATCCGCAGGATGATGCCCAGCAGGTGCTCAAGGCCTTGGACAGCAGCTATTCCGCCACTCAGGTATTCCCGCCCAAGGACGACGTGTCCTACCTGCAGCGCACCGGTCTGTTTCAGGGCGAGGCGGTCAACCCGGCGGTTAATTCGACCTACCGCGCCGAGCTGGAAAACCTGCTGCTGCCACGCGTGGCCCGTCAGCTGGAAGCGCAGATCCGCGCCAACCTGGGCGACCGCGAGCGCCTGCTCGGCAGCCTGCGCGCCTACCTGATGCTCAATCTGGAAGAGCGCCGCGATGCCGATTTCCTCAAGGAGTGGGTCGCTGCCGACTGGTCGCTGCGCTATGCCGGCAACAGCCCGGCCCAGCACGGACTGAATACGCACTTCGCACGACTGCTCGACGAGTCGTTCGCGCCCTATGCGCTCAACGCCCAGCTGGTCGCCCAGGCGCGTCAGGTGCTGCGCAGCGAGTCGCTGGCCAATGTGGTCTACCGCATGCTGCGTGAACAGGCACGTAACCTGCCGGAGTATCGTCTGAGCCAGAAGATCGGCCCGCAGGCCGGGGTGATCAACGGCAGCGATTACGCCATCCCCGGGTTCTACACCCAGAGTGGCTACAGCAAGACCTTCCTCGCCCAGGGCGGCAATCTGGTGCGCGAGATCCTGCGTGACAACTGGGTGCTGGGCGAGGGTGAAACCCTCAGTGCCGGTGACCTGGGGCGCCTGATGGTGGAGCTGGAGCAACTGTACTTCCGCGATTACGGCAACTACTGGGGTGAGGCCATTGCCCAGCTCGGCGTGGGGCCCATCGGCAGCGCCGGTCGCGGTGCCAGTCTGCTGAGCAGCCTGACCGCTGCCAACTCGCCGCTGCTGCAGCTGCTGGTGGAAGTACGCGACAACACCCGCTTCAAGGGCCTGGCCGAGGCGGCCGATGACGTAGGCGGCGCTGCCGAGGCGCTGGAAGGCGCCAAGGGCAAGCTGGGCAAGGCCGCCAAGCTGGCCAGCGCTGCCGCCGAACAGGCGCAGCAGGCCCTGGCCAAGAATACCCCGGACACCGCGCGCAAGACCCTGGAACGCCGCTTCGAGAGCCTGCACAAGCTGCTCGACGACAACGGCGGTGCTGGAGTCGACCTGGCCGCCGGCATGCAGGCGCTGGATGAACTGCAGCGCCAGTTGGCCAGCCTGGCCAATGCCGGCGCCAGCGACCAGGCCGCGTTCGAGATGGCCAAGGCGCGCATGGCCGGTAAGCGCGATGCGATCAACCAGGTGCGCAGCGCTGCGGCACGCTTGCCGCAGCCGGTGGGCAACTGGCTGGCGCTGCTGGCCGAGGACAGCTGGACCTTGGTGCTCAACGACGCCTACCACTTCCTCAATCAGCGTTATCAGAGCGAGCTGTACGCGGCCTACGACAACTCGCTGAAGCAGCGCTATCCGTTCTCCGCGCACAGCGAGAGCGACGTGGCGGTGGCTGACTTCCGCGAGTTCTTCAAGGCTCAGGGCATTGCCGAGCGCTTCTTCGACCAATACCTGCGGCCCTTCGTCGCCGGCAGCGCCGACGAATACCGTCTGCGTCGCGTCGATGGCCGTGGCCTGCCGCTGTCGCGCGAGTTCCTGCTGCAGATGAGTCGCGCCCAGGTGATCCGTCGCAGCTTCTTCGCCGAGAACCCGGCCGAGCCGCAGGTGCTGTTCAAGCTCGAGCCCTACTCGCTGGACTCCAGCCTGAGCCGCGCCGACTTCCGCTTCGGCAAGCAGCAGATGGAATACCGCCACGGTCCGATCGTCGCCACCGCGTTCCGCTGGCCGGCAGCGAGTGACGAAGACCGCACCAGTCTGGTGGTCGAGGAACTGGGTGGTCGCCGCGTCGGCATCGAGAAGAACACCGGCCCCTGGTCGCTGTTCCGCCTGCTCGACCTGATGGACGTCGACTACCACAGCGGGCGTGACGTGCTGATCCTCAAGGCCAACCTCGGTGGCCTGCACGCCAACTACCTGCTGCACAGCCAGCGCTCGCCGAACCCGTTCGACATCGGCCTGCTGCGCAGCTTCAAGCTGCCGGCGACGCTCTGATGACGACAGTCGCCAACGCCTGGCGCAGCGCCGCGCGCACCGACACCGGCAAGGTGCGGGCGCGCAACGAGGACGCCTTCCTGGCCCTGCCCGAGGAGGGCCTGTGGGTGGTGGCCGACGGCATGGGTGGGCACCAGAACGGCGCTCTGGCCAGCCGCCTGATCGTCGAGCAGCTGGCCGAATTGCCGGAGGGCAGTCTCGACCAGCGCCTGGTGGATTTGCGTCAGTGCCTGCACCGGCTCAACCATCGCCTCGGCCAGGAACTGACCGTTACCGCCGATCGTTCGGACACGGTGATCGGCAGTACCGTGGTCGCCCTGTTGCTCGACGGTGAACGTGCCGTCTGCGTCTGGGCCGGCGACAGCCGCTGCTACCTGTGGCGTGGCTCGCGGCTGTATCAGCTCAGCCGCGACCATTCGCTGGTACAGCAACTGATCGACGAGCAGGGCCTGGCGCCGCAGGAGGCTGCGCGCCATCCGGCGGCGCACGCCCTGACCCGCGCCGTCGGTGCCAGCGAAACCCTGCAACTGGACATCCTCGAACTCGACGTGCTGCCCGGCGATGTCTTTCTGCTGTGCAGCGACGGGCTCTACCAGGGCGTTCCTGCCGATGAACTGGGGGCCTGTCTCAACCTGCCTTCGCCGCACCTGGCCGTGGAGCGCCTGTTTCAGCGCGCGCTCGATGGCCCGGCCCGTGACAACCTCAGCGCCGTGGTGATCCGTCGATGAGCGAAATCGCCGAAGCCAGTGACCTCACCTACTTCGCCCTGGCCGCCACCGCCGCCAGGGAGCCTGTGCGCGAAGTACAGCGTCGTGCCCCGGGCGAGCTGCCGGACGTGCTCGGTGGCCGCTACAAGATCGAGCGTCTGCTCGGCGTCGGCGGCATGGGGGCGGTGTATCGCGCACGCGACCTGCTGCGCGAACAGTTCGGCGATCCCGAACCCTATGTGGCACTGAAGACCCTCAGCGACGACTTCGCCGAGTACCCGGACGCCAACGCCCTGCTCTATAGCGAATTCGCCCTCACCTCACGGCTCAACCACCGGCACGTGGTGCGCCTGTTCGGCTTCGAGGTGGATACCAGCTGCGAACGCGCCTTCATCACTCTGGAGCTGCTGCGCGGCCTGACCCTCGATCAGCTGCTGTGCGAGCGTCCCGAGGGGCTGAGCTGGGAGGAACTACGCGATATCGCCATTCCGCTGCTCGACGCCCTCGTCTATTCCCATGATCTGGGCGTGCTGCATGGCGACCTGA
The sequence above is drawn from the Pseudomonas sp. Z8(2022) genome and encodes:
- a CDS encoding sigma 54-interacting transcriptional regulator; the protein is MFAEVPQPLRYAEALLGRYAELAGAASAERLLADLVRAAAELADCALGQLYLLDHTNTRLTLSAEWLDGLLQPREAASLPSDYDGEQLLQYCLCQNQVLCIDELDRGLHSIACLPEDKGSWRSLLCLPLHDGAGHTRGLLLVASHERRTLQGFSASFTQLGGFALAQLQLLQRLRAPAAEGEGEAEAVASAPGTPCASGYGLLGQSQAMRRVYQLIGKVLHSPVSVLLTGETGTGKELVARAIHDCGARRSKAFIVQNCAALPENLLESELFGYRKGAFTGADRDKPGLFDAADGGTLFLDEIGDMPLTLQAKLLRVLQEGEVRPLGSSETHKVDVRIVAATHQELRKRVEEGRFREDLFYRLSHFPIELPALRERDEDILLLARHFASTASGLLQRDACRWSDAALEHLAGYAFPGNVRELKGLVERAVLLCEGGELLPEHFNLEQTQSEGSAPLSLRERMDRLERNLLLDCLRKNRGNQTNAANELGLPRRTLLYRMQRLKISPSEV
- a CDS encoding type VI secretion protein — its product is MLQRYRTAALLALAIALAGCTGNYKFSDDQYRPLGDPQAEKRGH
- the tssH gene encoding type VI secretion system ATPase TssH; its protein translation is MINVDLQQLVQALDAASKRDLEMAAERCVVRGGNKILVEDLLLGLLERTEGLLARALQDAEIDAGELAQALQPRGEHSESRNPVFSAELVQWLQDALLVANLELGASQIDQAALILALLRNPMRYAGSRYQALLGKLNAERLRDFALSQQPQSAGGKPAAGGESNLARFTHNFTQQARDGKLDPVLCRDGAIRQMIDILARRRKNNPIVVGEAGVGKTAIVEGLALRIATGEVPQVLKGVELLCLDLGLLQAGASVKGEFERRLQGVIDEVKASPKPIILFIDEAHTLIGAGGQAGSGDAANLLKPALARGELRTIAATTWSEYKKYFEKDPALARRFQPVQLHEPTVDEAVTILRGLAPVYEKSHGIYLRDDAVVAAAELSARYLAGRQLPDKAVDVLDTACARVRISLAAAPEALERLRGEIAEGERQGEAMRRDLDAGLNIDHEALDVLESRLVAARAELEQVETRWAVQRELAERLLEQRKECAAARLGSDEDSSDEPRPTLEELEAELRAIQAELAAAQAGERLVSFEVCPRLVAEVISHWTGVPLSQLAREHNTKVITFADDLRQRVRGQEQAIQALDKAMRATAAGLNRPDAPVGVFLLVGPSGVGKTETALALADLLYGGERFLTVINMSEFQEKHTVSRLIGAPPGYVGYGEGGMLTEAVRQKPYSVILLDEVEKADPDVMNVFYQIFDKGVANDGEGREINFRNTLILMTSNLASERIASLCAGGQRPAAEDLELAIRPQLSQHFKPALLGRMRVVPYYPMDGDLLRQLVGLKLARFGERLGRRQLAFSHCDGLVEHLAERCTHGESGARLIDHLIDQHLQPLVVDRLLDAMAAGESLQRVHATLDADSAVTCEFA
- the tssG gene encoding type VI secretion system baseplate subunit TssG; its protein translation is MDATHGAAAPALSRLSKGIREYSLFQAVQLVLERLGAAHPHLDEERLYEYLEFQANPSLGFPGSDIDRVQFFEEHGELRARMRVNLIGLFGGGSPLPAFYSEQALGDSEDGNPTRDFLDLFNNRLQRLLLPIWKKYRYRACFQSGAMDAFSAHLFALIGLGSEQIRQAQELNWKRLLPYLGLLSLRAHSAALIESVLRYYFKHAELFIEQCLERQVTVLDEQRNRLGRVNSRLGEDTVLGERVRDRGGKFRIHVRQLGWTRFHEFLPIGTGYQPLCALVRFTLRDPLDYDIRLELRQDEIRDLRIGEENPCLLGWTTWLGRDNADGLVTLGSKIH